A stretch of the Symmachiella macrocystis genome encodes the following:
- a CDS encoding DUF1570 domain-containing protein: protein MTSVYRFLFAVLLIGFVVSGRSLRADVFTYLDRDGQQVVLEAKLIRTVRATHLVALPDGEYRLIPEAAVTKHEVKPGPAPLTHDEAAVKLEDRFGSARFRSYVEEPFVVGLVLSDELPKSSEIRVRNFLRKTARFMDKVSGSFKRFLVELRVPVKEPDYPLVVLIFESDNDFDKYMAETTQTEALQAKNVAGFYSGLTNFLAIRLKTCSTFEVPLHEAIHQQVYNRNFFQRLAPVPHWFDEGIATGFEANAGRITIGPTKISRRYAQQALAGSQLSWKSMLNDDKVFQGNVLVGEAYGHAWSLHWLLVTKYKGEYLKYVKLLAEKEPLEQEPEGRRDTDLRETFGQDISELQKTFKQQLKVGLKRQKVSLADKRVAGKSITEDGMAQVVLSAINYVDQGGQLEVGGQLTNICPFRELAFYVTVETDAGMYADWYFPNVRIMKKAMLKKQYVTKVMQGGTRSASNSFHVRVRSAPPDSPDAEKWAAGQFPVPVLGNR from the coding sequence ATGACCTCCGTATATCGCTTTTTGTTTGCAGTGTTGCTGATTGGTTTCGTCGTCAGCGGACGCTCCCTGCGAGCTGACGTCTTCACCTATCTCGATCGCGATGGCCAGCAAGTCGTCCTCGAAGCCAAGCTGATTCGCACCGTCCGCGCGACGCATCTTGTGGCTCTTCCCGATGGCGAGTACCGACTGATTCCCGAAGCAGCGGTGACCAAGCACGAGGTCAAACCGGGCCCCGCTCCCCTCACACATGACGAAGCAGCTGTGAAATTAGAGGATCGATTCGGCAGCGCGCGGTTTCGTAGCTACGTCGAGGAGCCATTTGTGGTCGGCTTGGTGCTATCAGACGAACTGCCGAAGTCCTCGGAAATCCGCGTACGGAATTTTCTCCGCAAAACGGCCCGGTTTATGGATAAGGTCTCGGGCAGTTTTAAGCGGTTTCTCGTTGAGTTGCGGGTGCCGGTCAAGGAACCGGACTATCCGCTCGTGGTGCTTATTTTTGAGTCGGATAACGACTTTGACAAATACATGGCCGAGACGACGCAAACTGAAGCCTTGCAGGCCAAAAACGTCGCCGGTTTTTATTCGGGACTGACCAACTTCTTGGCGATTCGCTTAAAAACCTGTAGCACGTTTGAAGTCCCCTTGCACGAAGCGATTCACCAGCAGGTGTACAATCGCAACTTTTTCCAACGTCTGGCACCGGTTCCGCATTGGTTCGATGAAGGAATCGCCACCGGTTTCGAAGCCAACGCCGGGCGAATTACGATTGGCCCCACAAAGATCAGTCGCCGGTATGCCCAGCAGGCACTGGCCGGCAGCCAACTCTCCTGGAAGTCGATGCTCAACGACGACAAGGTGTTTCAAGGAAACGTGCTGGTCGGAGAAGCGTATGGACACGCCTGGAGTCTGCATTGGTTGTTGGTCACCAAATACAAAGGCGAGTATCTGAAATACGTCAAGCTGCTCGCGGAAAAAGAACCGCTAGAACAAGAACCAGAGGGCCGCCGTGATACCGACCTACGCGAGACCTTCGGGCAGGATATTTCCGAGCTGCAGAAAACCTTCAAACAGCAACTCAAAGTCGGCCTCAAACGTCAAAAGGTGTCGCTCGCCGATAAGCGGGTTGCTGGGAAATCGATCACCGAGGATGGCATGGCGCAGGTGGTCCTGAGCGCGATTAATTATGTCGACCAAGGGGGCCAACTCGAAGTTGGTGGGCAATTGACAAACATTTGCCCGTTCCGTGAACTCGCATTTTATGTCACTGTCGAAACCGACGCGGGCATGTATGCCGACTGGTACTTCCCCAATGTGCGGATCATGAAAAAAGCGATGCTCAAAAAGCAATATGTAACCAAGGTCATGCAAGGGGGTACGCGCTCTGCCTCAAATTCATTCCACGTCCGCGTGCGGTCTGCACCCCCGGACAGTCCGGATGCCGAAAAATGGGCGGCCGGCCAATTCCCCGTGCCCGTCTTGGGCAACCGCTAA
- a CDS encoding DUF1501 domain-containing protein, with protein MFNLGRQSAQHCGGISRRELLRAGSLAALGLSLGDLLRLEATAALRPNAPAKSVILLWLWGGPSHLDTFDLKPNAPLEYRGPYSPIATNVPGIDICEMLPQLARRADKYAIVRSLHCESNDHGIAGTIGLTGAQSGAISLSGQTMPGDLKPAHGAVISKLLGFQPTMPRFVTLGGHLHQGHRRIAGEGGGPLGTLHDPFRLDYDPEAGVKIPQLDLIDGLTPDGLSSRRGLLKAFDEQTRRVENSAEITQLDSFYQQAFSLLTSPDARKVFDLNRESDALRTQYGRFRFGQCCLLSRRLIEQGARFVQVNWSSHVEPVEDRGDGGWDMHDRNFIQFQERHAWMLDQSLSTLLDDLDQRGMLRDTIVVALGEFGRTPKINHKAGRDHWHQCYSALVAGGGIRGGNVVGSSDKHAEHPLSNAVTPADLFTTVLDQMGIGTTQLTTTGLAPLGTPIEELV; from the coding sequence ATGTTCAACCTCGGCAGACAGAGCGCTCAGCACTGCGGAGGCATCTCCCGTCGCGAACTCTTGCGCGCCGGTTCGTTAGCCGCGTTGGGGCTGTCGTTGGGCGATCTGTTGCGACTCGAAGCCACAGCCGCGCTGCGACCCAACGCCCCTGCTAAATCGGTGATCCTCCTCTGGCTGTGGGGCGGGCCAAGCCATCTCGACACGTTCGACCTCAAACCGAACGCTCCGTTGGAGTACCGCGGACCTTACAGCCCAATCGCAACCAATGTGCCCGGTATCGATATTTGCGAAATGTTGCCACAACTCGCCCGCCGTGCGGATAAATACGCGATTGTCCGCTCGTTGCACTGCGAATCCAACGACCACGGAATCGCCGGCACGATTGGATTGACTGGTGCACAGAGCGGCGCTATCAGCCTCAGCGGACAAACCATGCCGGGCGACCTCAAACCGGCACACGGGGCGGTGATTTCCAAACTACTGGGCTTCCAGCCTACCATGCCTCGTTTCGTCACGCTCGGAGGCCACCTGCACCAAGGGCATCGTCGCATTGCCGGCGAAGGGGGCGGACCGCTCGGCACTTTGCACGATCCGTTTCGGCTCGACTACGATCCCGAAGCGGGTGTCAAAATCCCCCAGCTTGATTTGATTGACGGCCTGACGCCCGACGGACTTTCCTCACGCCGCGGTCTGCTCAAAGCGTTTGACGAACAAACCCGCCGCGTAGAAAACTCTGCCGAAATTACACAGTTGGACAGCTTCTATCAACAGGCCTTTTCGCTGCTTACCTCGCCTGACGCCCGCAAGGTCTTTGATCTGAATCGTGAATCGGATGCACTGCGGACACAATATGGCCGCTTCCGCTTCGGGCAATGTTGTCTGCTCTCGCGGCGGTTGATTGAGCAGGGGGCTCGATTCGTGCAAGTCAATTGGTCTTCGCACGTCGAACCGGTTGAAGACCGAGGCGATGGCGGATGGGATATGCACGACCGCAACTTCATACAATTTCAAGAACGCCACGCCTGGATGCTCGACCAATCGCTTTCCACACTTTTGGACGACCTCGATCAGCGGGGGATGCTCCGCGACACGATTGTGGTCGCCCTGGGAGAGTTTGGCCGCACGCCCAAGATCAATCACAAAGCGGGCCGTGATCATTGGCACCAGTGCTACTCCGCTTTAGTCGCTGGCGGTGGAATTCGTGGTGGCAATGTTGTGGGATCCAGTGACAAACACGCCGAACACCCCCTCAGCAATGCCGTCACCCCCGCTGATCTATTCACAACCGTCCTGGACCAAATGGGCATCGGTACAACGCAACTCACCACGACCGGCTTAGCGCCGCTCGGAACGCCAATTGAGGAATTGGTGTAA
- a CDS encoding TolB family protein, with protein sequence MQIYARKFLCRTGVLILCTLFASTLTAAEPAVERLTHDGLFKQRPVWSPDGHWLCFARHKGSTIYLYLRSADGKTEKRLTDRTDPEYDAHFSPDGKRLVFAFDKTSPGQGDLEVYSIGIDGKNLQPVAVNDTLSHEEYPSWSPDGKWITFSSTRDGNQELYIVRPDGKEMQRLTNNAALDEHPAWSPDGKKIAFATNRWGDFELATCDLATKTITRLTESRGLDNYPAWSADGKTIAFTSNRTGDFEIFTINADGTSPHNISQQRGIDNFPSWGPDGRLTWVSNRGGGFDVYRTVGVVE encoded by the coding sequence ATGCAAATCTACGCTCGAAAATTCTTGTGCCGCACTGGCGTGTTGATTCTATGCACTCTCTTCGCCTCAACCCTCACTGCCGCTGAGCCGGCCGTTGAACGTCTCACGCATGACGGTCTGTTCAAACAGCGCCCCGTCTGGTCGCCGGACGGCCATTGGCTCTGTTTCGCGCGGCACAAAGGATCGACGATTTATCTGTATCTGCGATCGGCCGACGGCAAAACCGAAAAACGGCTCACCGACCGCACCGATCCGGAATACGATGCCCACTTCTCCCCCGATGGCAAGCGGCTGGTCTTCGCCTTCGATAAAACCTCTCCCGGCCAGGGAGACCTGGAGGTCTATTCGATTGGTATCGACGGCAAAAACCTACAACCGGTCGCCGTCAACGACACGCTTTCACACGAGGAATACCCGAGTTGGTCCCCCGACGGAAAATGGATCACGTTTTCCTCCACCCGCGACGGCAACCAGGAACTCTACATCGTCCGCCCCGACGGCAAAGAGATGCAGCGGCTGACGAACAACGCCGCCCTCGACGAACACCCGGCCTGGTCCCCCGACGGCAAAAAAATTGCCTTCGCCACCAACCGCTGGGGCGATTTCGAGTTAGCGACTTGCGACCTGGCCACCAAAACCATCACCCGCCTGACCGAAAGCCGCGGCCTGGACAACTACCCCGCCTGGTCCGCCGACGGCAAAACCATCGCCTTCACCAGCAACCGCACCGGGGATTTCGAAATCTTCACGATCAACGCCGACGGCACCTCGCCGCACAACATCTCGCAGCAACGCGGGATCGATAATTTCCCCAGTTGGGGCCCGGACGGGCGGTTGACGTGGGTATCGAATCGCGGGGGCGGGTTTGATGTTTACCGGACGGTGGGGGTGGTGGAGTAG
- a CDS encoding BatA domain-containing protein, with amino-acid sequence MSLEFLNPVLLFGLAALALPIIAHLLSKKRFDVVQWGAMQFLDLGKRRRRRVRIEELLLLLLRMAIVGLLALAIARPTISRGFFANFVSTDNRDTVFVMDGSYSMGRSDGETTPHNQARAVMHKILNHARPGDTFALLDARDQTRFVGDGPLRDANQLRTWIDALPPPAGASNLAAAVADALQILGTTSHVRRDVVVMTDGQARSWHPTDAAQWQVIDELRGQPAVQPQLWVVNFQAADTPSNFILDRLDASRARAPVGFPVRVSTTLRYTSEVGPGECNLYFEVDGQRLGDATIKSPLLESGGEFRVEFEHRFSTAGSHVLSVVLDDDDVPGDNRADVAIAVTQPLRVILVDGTPHLDPTRSETFFAEAALRSDAEHSPFIDSRFVTSQNLNLSVIDRADVIVLANVATLSAEQAEMLRQFVEAGGGLLVAPGQLVQSENYRTLLSDLLPGDLTAFVEPEEAANVDVGQLQLPWQIGAADIDELATARFTGYWEMTPHEQANVPARLVSGDPLLVSSPVGRGRVMLLSTPLDADGSTLPTKSVYVALLHEMLFYLAAAEEFPLNVNVGEPLLQPLIDEAAEAEIRVNRPDGTTATPEIGGEPPLVRFDDTSAPGVYELEQPRRNRGGTRSSVATRFVVNFDRGERDLTPLSVTEIEELSADGRITFVDSPDDLEAQLLTDDSRTELWQMLVVLVFALLCLEIWMTRRLVQGGHAVLDAAASAHPHPPQGTT; translated from the coding sequence ATGTCCCTCGAATTCTTAAATCCCGTCTTGCTGTTTGGTCTGGCCGCCCTGGCGCTGCCGATTATCGCGCATTTGCTCAGCAAAAAGCGGTTTGACGTGGTCCAGTGGGGAGCGATGCAGTTTTTGGACCTGGGTAAACGGCGACGGCGGCGGGTCCGTATTGAGGAATTGCTACTGCTGTTATTGCGGATGGCGATTGTGGGACTGTTGGCCTTGGCGATCGCGCGGCCGACCATCTCGAGAGGATTCTTCGCAAACTTCGTCTCGACCGACAACCGCGACACGGTATTTGTTATGGATGGCTCCTATAGCATGGGGCGGTCCGACGGGGAGACCACGCCTCACAATCAGGCGCGGGCTGTCATGCATAAGATTCTCAACCACGCGCGGCCGGGGGATACGTTTGCTTTATTGGACGCGCGCGATCAGACACGCTTCGTTGGCGATGGCCCGCTCCGTGATGCTAACCAATTACGAACCTGGATCGACGCACTTCCCCCACCGGCGGGTGCGTCGAACCTAGCCGCCGCGGTCGCCGACGCTTTGCAGATCCTGGGGACGACAAGCCATGTGCGTCGCGACGTGGTTGTTATGACGGATGGACAAGCCCGCAGTTGGCATCCCACCGATGCGGCGCAGTGGCAGGTGATTGATGAGCTGCGCGGCCAACCTGCCGTGCAACCGCAACTCTGGGTGGTCAATTTTCAAGCAGCCGACACGCCCAGTAATTTCATTCTGGATCGCCTGGATGCCTCTCGAGCGAGGGCGCCGGTTGGATTTCCCGTGCGTGTTTCGACGACACTGCGTTATACGAGCGAAGTCGGACCGGGCGAATGTAATCTTTATTTCGAGGTCGACGGGCAACGGTTGGGCGATGCAACCATTAAGTCGCCGCTGTTGGAATCGGGTGGGGAATTCCGCGTGGAGTTCGAACACCGCTTCTCCACAGCCGGGTCGCACGTGCTCAGTGTGGTGTTGGACGACGACGATGTTCCGGGAGACAATCGCGCCGATGTCGCGATTGCCGTAACACAACCGCTGAGAGTCATCCTGGTCGACGGCACTCCGCATCTCGACCCAACGCGCAGCGAAACGTTCTTCGCCGAAGCAGCGCTGCGGAGCGATGCGGAACACTCGCCTTTCATCGACAGCCGTTTCGTCACGTCACAGAACCTGAATCTCTCAGTGATCGACCGAGCAGATGTGATTGTGTTGGCCAACGTGGCGACCTTGTCGGCGGAACAAGCGGAGATGTTGCGGCAATTTGTTGAAGCCGGGGGCGGGTTGTTGGTTGCGCCGGGGCAACTGGTGCAGTCGGAGAATTATCGCACCCTGCTGAGCGATTTGCTGCCGGGGGATTTGACTGCGTTCGTCGAACCCGAAGAGGCAGCGAACGTTGATGTGGGGCAGTTGCAACTCCCCTGGCAGATTGGTGCCGCCGACATCGACGAACTGGCGACTGCTCGTTTCACCGGGTACTGGGAAATGACTCCGCACGAACAGGCCAACGTGCCGGCGCGGTTGGTGTCGGGGGATCCGCTGTTGGTGTCTTCTCCGGTCGGTCGCGGACGCGTGATGCTGCTGAGCACGCCGTTGGATGCCGACGGCAGTACTTTGCCCACGAAGTCCGTGTATGTCGCTTTGTTACATGAAATGCTGTTTTATTTGGCGGCAGCAGAGGAATTTCCCCTCAACGTCAATGTCGGTGAGCCGTTGTTGCAGCCATTGATTGACGAGGCAGCGGAAGCGGAAATTCGCGTGAATCGACCCGACGGCACGACGGCAACGCCCGAGATTGGGGGCGAACCGCCGTTGGTCCGGTTTGACGACACATCTGCACCGGGCGTTTATGAGCTGGAGCAACCCCGCCGTAATCGCGGCGGCACGCGTTCGTCCGTGGCGACAAGGTTTGTGGTGAATTTTGATCGCGGTGAACGCGACCTCACGCCGCTCTCGGTGACAGAGATCGAAGAGCTTTCCGCCGACGGGCGAATCACGTTTGTTGATTCTCCGGATGACTTGGAAGCACAATTACTCACCGACGATTCCCGGACCGAACTGTGGCAGATGTTAGTCGTGCTAGTATTCGCACTGTTGTGCTTAGAAATCTGGATGACTCGCCGTTTGGTCCAAGGCGGCCATGCGGTGTTGGATGCGGCCGCGAGCGCCCATCCGCATCCCCCGCAGGGTACGACCTAA
- a CDS encoding SMI1/KNR4 family protein, producing the protein MSISEMHSHIDAFPDKQCGAGANDDDIASAETALGIQFPESYRSFLRKVGWGEFSYELLYGLGMDTPDPLGLVRNTLSERHEASPPLPLHFLPVMNDGAGNNYCLDTSRLVSGECPVVFWDHEQGNNQTPDVEAESFDLWLIELLEELLQG; encoded by the coding sequence ATGAGTATATCTGAAATGCATAGTCACATTGATGCTTTCCCGGATAAGCAATGCGGGGCCGGAGCGAATGATGATGACATCGCTTCTGCGGAAACTGCACTGGGTATCCAGTTTCCAGAGAGCTATCGGAGCTTTTTACGGAAGGTTGGGTGGGGGGAGTTTTCTTATGAGCTATTATACGGTCTCGGCATGGACACTCCAGATCCCCTTGGGCTTGTCAGAAATACACTGTCGGAACGCCATGAAGCGTCACCACCGTTGCCTTTACACTTTCTTCCGGTCATGAATGACGGTGCAGGCAATAACTACTGCTTGGATACGTCAAGGTTGGTAAGCGGCGAGTGTCCGGTTGTATTCTGGGATCATGAACAAGGGAACAATCAGACACCAGACGTCGAGGCTGAGTCGTTTGACCTTTGGCTCATTGAACTGTTGGAGGAACTCTTGCAAGGCTGA